A genomic stretch from Candidatus Nitrotoga arctica includes:
- a CDS encoding ATP phosphoribosyltransferase regulatory subunit — translation MPNSNWLLPEYIQDILPDEAWRIESMRANVLELLRLSGYQLVAPPLLEYAESLQIIGNHDMDLRTFKLVDQLSGRTLALRADITPQVARIDAHLLNRQGITRLCYAGSVLHTQPAGLMRTRELLQIGAELYGHSGLESDLEVQRLMLQALTLLGVEGVHLDLGHVALFRALINRAGIPKKLEIELSNALQGKNVPALRPLVADLMPEVKNALLALPKLYGGIEVIEHARATLPNYPEVAAALNELEQAAGHLQPLAHSIGIDLAELRGYHYHSGMVFAAYHAGSHDAIAVGGRYDDVGKSFGRARPATGFSMDLRQLHGLLAQHSQPMGILAPHRDDSALHEKIAQLRAQGHAVVVDFLDALELRTELNCDSELIMRDGAWHVEKMKF, via the coding sequence ATGCCGAATTCAAATTGGCTATTGCCAGAATACATTCAAGATATCTTGCCGGACGAGGCATGGCGCATTGAAAGCATGCGCGCCAATGTACTTGAACTGCTGCGCCTGTCCGGTTATCAATTAGTAGCACCACCGCTGTTGGAATATGCCGAGTCTCTACAGATCATTGGCAACCATGATATGGACTTGCGCACTTTTAAGCTGGTTGACCAATTGAGTGGACGTACCTTGGCCCTGCGCGCCGACATTACGCCACAGGTAGCGCGCATTGACGCACATTTGCTCAATCGTCAAGGCATAACCCGGCTGTGCTATGCCGGCAGCGTACTCCACACCCAGCCTGCGGGATTAATGCGCACGCGCGAATTATTACAGATTGGTGCAGAGCTATATGGTCACAGCGGTTTGGAAAGTGATTTGGAGGTGCAGCGTTTAATGCTCCAGGCTTTGACTTTACTCGGTGTCGAAGGAGTTCATCTTGATCTTGGCCATGTTGCGCTTTTTCGCGCGCTAATCAATCGCGCGGGAATCCCGAAAAAACTGGAAATAGAATTGTCCAACGCATTGCAAGGCAAGAATGTGCCTGCATTGCGCCCATTAGTAGCTGATTTGATGCCTGAAGTGAAAAATGCGCTGTTGGCATTACCTAAATTGTACGGTGGGATAGAGGTGATAGAACACGCCCGTGCGACGTTGCCAAACTATCCTGAAGTGGCGGCAGCGCTGAATGAGCTGGAACAAGCTGCGGGTCATCTGCAACCTCTGGCACATAGCATTGGCATCGATCTTGCCGAGCTGCGAGGCTATCACTACCACAGTGGCATGGTATTTGCCGCTTATCATGCAGGCAGCCATGATGCCATCGCTGTGGGCGGACGCTATGACGACGTAGGTAAAAGCTTCGGCCGCGCCCGCCCCGCCACCGGCTTTAGCATGGATTTACGCCAGTTGCATGGCTTGCTGGCGCAACACTCGCAACCTATGGGCATATTGGCACCACATCGTGATGATTCAGCACTCCATGAAAAAATCGCGCAGTTGCGCGCACAGGGGCACGCAGTGGTAGTTGATTTTTTGGACGCTTTGGAACTGCGCACTGAACTCAATTGTGACAGCGAACTAATCATGCGCGATGGTGCATGGCACGTGGAAAAAATGAAATTTTAA
- a CDS encoding adenylosuccinate synthase, with protein MSKNVVVIGTQWGDEGKGKIVDWLTDHSQGVVRFQGGHNAGHTLVIGGKKTVLHLIPSGILREHVMCYIGNGVVVSPQALLKEMDGLAAAGVDVYSRLRISEACPLILPYHEALDKARELAKGAAKIGTTGRGIGPAYEDKVARRAIRLQDLFHRKRFAAKLGEVLDYHNFVLKNYFNTETVDFQKTLDNTLALAERIKPLVLDVPRALYEANKAGLNLLFEGAQGTLLDIDHGTYPFVTSSNCIAGAACTGSGVGPQMLHYVLGITKAYTTRVGSGPFPTELDDEVGKHLAEKGHEFGSTTGRARRCGWFDAAALKRSIQINGVSGLCVTKLDVLDGVQTLRLGVGYRSEGQYSDILPVGAESLVGCEPIYEDMPGWSGSTVGVKRYENLPLEARNYLQRIAEICEVPVDMVSTGSDRDETIVLRHPFEC; from the coding sequence ATGTCGAAAAATGTTGTAGTTATCGGGACGCAGTGGGGCGATGAAGGCAAGGGTAAGATAGTCGATTGGCTCACTGATCACTCGCAAGGCGTGGTGCGCTTCCAAGGCGGCCACAATGCCGGACATACACTCGTAATTGGTGGCAAAAAAACCGTACTGCACCTCATTCCCTCTGGCATCCTGCGCGAGCATGTGATGTGTTACATCGGCAACGGTGTGGTGGTATCGCCACAGGCGCTGCTTAAAGAGATGGATGGTTTGGCTGCTGCCGGTGTGGATGTCTATAGCCGCCTGCGTATTTCCGAAGCGTGCCCATTGATTTTACCTTATCACGAGGCCTTGGATAAAGCTCGTGAGTTGGCTAAGGGCGCAGCTAAAATTGGGACTACCGGACGCGGTATCGGCCCCGCTTATGAAGACAAGGTAGCGCGTCGTGCCATCCGTCTTCAAGACCTGTTCCACCGTAAGCGCTTCGCCGCCAAGCTGGGAGAGGTGCTGGATTATCACAACTTCGTATTGAAGAATTATTTCAACACCGAAACAGTTGATTTCCAGAAGACATTAGACAACACGCTAGCGCTGGCTGAGCGCATCAAACCATTGGTGCTGGACGTGCCGCGCGCTTTGTATGAGGCGAACAAAGCCGGGTTGAATCTACTATTTGAAGGCGCGCAGGGCACTTTGCTGGATATAGATCATGGCACTTATCCTTTCGTTACTTCCAGCAACTGCATCGCAGGAGCGGCTTGCACGGGTAGCGGTGTCGGCCCGCAGATGTTGCATTACGTACTTGGAATCACCAAAGCATATACCACACGCGTTGGATCCGGCCCCTTTCCAACCGAATTAGACGACGAAGTGGGTAAGCATCTGGCAGAGAAAGGGCATGAATTTGGCTCAACCACCGGACGCGCACGCCGTTGTGGCTGGTTTGATGCGGCTGCGCTCAAGCGTTCCATTCAAATTAACGGCGTGTCAGGCTTATGCGTAACTAAGTTGGATGTGCTGGATGGGGTTCAAACGCTACGCTTAGGCGTGGGCTATCGTAGCGAAGGACAGTACAGCGACATCCTGCCAGTCGGTGCGGAATCCCTGGTTGGCTGTGAGCCGATATATGAAGACATGCCAGGCTGGAGTGGCAGCACAGTAGGGGTGAAGCGTTATGAAAACCTGCCGCTGGAAGCGCGCAACTATCTTCAACGCATTGCAGAAATTTGTGAAGTGCCGGTTGACATGGTTTCCACTGGATCAGATCGCGATGAAACCATCGTGTTGCGTCATCCATTCGAGTGCTAA
- a CDS encoding DUF2065 domain-containing protein encodes MLTYWFIGLALMLVIEGIMPFLFPALWREALRKLVLFSDGQIRFLGLTAMLSGLLLLYWVK; translated from the coding sequence ATGCTGACTTATTGGTTTATCGGGTTGGCATTGATGCTGGTTATTGAAGGTATCATGCCGTTTCTATTTCCTGCCTTGTGGCGCGAGGCGCTTCGCAAACTGGTACTGTTTTCTGATGGACAAATCCGTTTTTTAGGCCTCACTGCCATGCTATCAGGGCTGCTGTTACTGTATTGGGTAAAATAA